The Pyrococcus kukulkanii genome contains a region encoding:
- a CDS encoding ABC transporter substrate-binding protein, with product MRKAVGILAALLLAVAVFASGCIGGGGPTKIVWASTQLNPPEERAFVLNELIPPFKDEAGIDVEFVPISYSDLATRLEGEEQSGKVTIDVVADLHGGLDYFNAKGWLTDLSDKVKTLQGRTFIESYMNYATDKNGKVFYVPWMSATYVMVVNKEAFKYLPSGLTEQDVIQGTEKWTYDALLAWVKNIYEKTGKKAFGLPAGPKGLLHRFIHGYLYPSFTGYEAKKFDSSEAIDMWNYFKELWKYTNPASTTWDAMADPLLQGEVLIAWDHTARIKNAIVTKPDQFVVVPVPRGPEGRGFIVVLAGLAIPKNAPHPDEAWKLIDYLTKPETQVKVLEKVGFFPTVKEAANAVPEGPLKILVEGVTAQSSTKDALIVMIPNLGEKGGEFSGLYREAFKRIVLQGEDPQKVLGELGPKLHNLFKEKGIPEP from the coding sequence ATGAGGAAGGCCGTTGGGATTTTGGCGGCCCTTCTCTTAGCTGTGGCAGTATTTGCCAGTGGATGTATTGGCGGAGGAGGGCCAACGAAAATAGTATGGGCATCTACCCAACTAAACCCACCAGAAGAGAGGGCCTTTGTCCTTAATGAGCTCATACCACCTTTCAAAGATGAGGCAGGAATTGATGTTGAATTCGTACCTATAAGTTACTCTGACTTAGCAACGAGGCTTGAGGGTGAGGAGCAGTCAGGCAAAGTGACAATTGATGTAGTTGCCGATCTTCACGGAGGTCTCGATTACTTTAATGCAAAGGGTTGGCTAACTGACTTGAGCGATAAGGTAAAGACCCTCCAAGGAAGGACGTTCATAGAGAGCTATATGAACTACGCCACCGATAAGAACGGTAAGGTCTTCTACGTTCCATGGATGAGTGCGACCTATGTGATGGTTGTCAACAAGGAAGCCTTTAAGTACCTCCCATCGGGACTTACCGAGCAGGATGTTATCCAGGGAACTGAGAAGTGGACATATGATGCTTTACTTGCTTGGGTTAAGAACATATATGAAAAGACTGGAAAGAAAGCCTTTGGGCTTCCGGCTGGGCCAAAAGGGTTATTACACAGGTTCATACATGGTTACCTCTACCCAAGCTTTACTGGATATGAAGCTAAGAAGTTCGACAGCTCTGAGGCAATAGATATGTGGAACTACTTCAAGGAGCTCTGGAAGTACACCAATCCAGCATCAACAACTTGGGATGCTATGGCAGACCCACTCTTACAGGGTGAGGTTCTAATTGCCTGGGATCACACAGCTAGAATAAAGAATGCCATTGTGACTAAGCCTGACCAATTCGTGGTAGTCCCTGTTCCAAGAGGGCCAGAAGGCAGGGGATTCATCGTTGTCTTAGCAGGACTTGCAATTCCGAAGAATGCTCCACACCCAGATGAAGCATGGAAACTTATTGACTACCTGACCAAGCCAGAGACCCAAGTAAAGGTTCTTGAGAAGGTGGGATTCTTCCCAACAGTGAAAGAAGCCGCTAATGCTGTTCCAGAGGGGCCACTTAAGATTCTAGTTGAGGGAGTAACTGCACAATCATCAACAAAGGATGCTTTAATTGTTATGATTCCAAACCTTGGTGAGAAGGGTGGTGAGTTCAGCGGGCTCTATAGAGAGGCCTTCAAGAGAATTGTACTCCAGGGAGAGGATCCACAGAAGGTTCTCGGTGAATTAGGACCGAAGCTTCACAACCTCTTCAAGGAGAAGGGAATACCTGAGCCGTGA
- a CDS encoding carbohydrate ABC transporter permease encodes MEVRHIPYLLLLPAIAYLLFFIGYPLIQALYLAFTKNGAFSLETVRRATSDPTFWQALKYTISLAIAIVPIQLILALILALAVNRAFKGKDFTIYALIIPLTISDVAAGLIWYTMLSDYGFMNKLLLNLGLISQPIHFFGYEYRTMEFLAIVIAEVWRATAIVFVIILAGLQMISREYLEAAEVFGAGYWTRLRKIVIPMLKPSIQSALIIRTLFAMQVFGIVWILAGRDIPVLAGEGFYQLMEIKDYGVASIYALTIALLSIILGALYVKFLKAEYLEVRT; translated from the coding sequence ATGGAAGTAAGACATATTCCCTATTTGCTTCTCTTACCAGCAATAGCGTATCTTTTGTTTTTTATTGGATATCCATTAATCCAGGCCTTGTATCTGGCTTTTACAAAGAATGGGGCTTTTTCTCTTGAGACAGTTAGAAGGGCGACTTCTGATCCCACTTTTTGGCAGGCTCTCAAGTATACAATATCACTTGCAATAGCTATAGTGCCGATTCAGCTAATCCTGGCATTAATATTGGCCCTAGCAGTTAATAGAGCATTTAAAGGTAAGGATTTTACAATTTATGCTTTAATAATTCCTCTTACTATTAGTGATGTTGCTGCGGGCTTAATCTGGTACACAATGCTTTCTGATTATGGTTTTATGAACAAGCTACTTTTGAACTTGGGTCTCATCTCTCAGCCAATCCACTTCTTTGGCTATGAATACAGAACGATGGAGTTCCTGGCTATAGTTATAGCAGAGGTGTGGAGGGCTACTGCCATAGTCTTTGTCATAATACTTGCAGGATTGCAGATGATTAGTAGAGAGTATCTTGAAGCTGCTGAAGTCTTTGGTGCTGGCTATTGGACAAGACTTAGGAAGATAGTCATTCCAATGCTTAAGCCGAGCATTCAGAGTGCTCTAATCATTAGAACGCTATTTGCAATGCAGGTATTCGGTATCGTCTGGATATTAGCGGGGAGGGATATTCCAGTTCTGGCTGGAGAAGGGTTCTATCAGCTGATGGAGATCAAGGATTATGGGGTTGCATCAATCTATGCATTAACTATCGCGTTGCTTTCGATAATCCTGGGGGCACTATATGTCAAGTTTCTGAAGGCTGAATACTTGGAGGTGAGAACATGA
- a CDS encoding carbohydrate ABC transporter permease encodes MNDKTKFMLKKIAFYAFIFTIVAWILIPIIVSALYAFSTKQDYYDPHKVIPTHFTTEWVRTILFTLGAWDGIKNSVIVAVLTIIISFVLGIPAGYAIARFAFRGKDTIKLSIIALRMFPIPVMAIPLVVLYIKLNLIDTLLGVALAHTAMALPFVVLITSSIFAGVEKELEEAAMVFGLTRFGAFRSITLPLALPGLAAAAMFTFVMSWNEVFVASILTLKNRTLPAQILSIVAGVAGGAAPAYYKFAAAFIMVLPAMLFIFFARRYLITMWGITLR; translated from the coding sequence ATGAACGACAAAACCAAATTCATGCTCAAGAAAATAGCATTTTACGCATTCATTTTCACGATTGTTGCATGGATCCTTATTCCGATAATAGTCTCGGCTCTCTATGCTTTCTCGACTAAGCAGGACTACTATGATCCTCACAAGGTAATCCCAACGCATTTTACAACCGAATGGGTTAGGACGATACTCTTCACGTTGGGGGCTTGGGATGGCATAAAGAATAGCGTTATCGTGGCGGTACTTACAATCATAATAAGCTTTGTCTTGGGCATTCCAGCTGGATATGCAATCGCAAGATTTGCTTTTAGAGGTAAAGACACTATAAAACTATCAATTATTGCCCTGAGGATGTTTCCCATTCCCGTAATGGCAATTCCCTTGGTTGTGTTGTATATAAAACTCAACCTAATTGACACACTATTGGGTGTTGCCTTGGCCCACACGGCAATGGCCCTGCCTTTCGTGGTTTTAATAACCTCAAGCATCTTTGCAGGAGTTGAGAAGGAGTTAGAGGAGGCGGCAATGGTATTCGGCCTGACGAGGTTTGGTGCCTTCAGGAGTATTACCCTTCCTTTGGCTCTTCCAGGATTGGCTGCTGCCGCAATGTTTACGTTCGTCATGAGCTGGAATGAGGTGTTCGTGGCATCGATACTAACCCTAAAGAATAGAACACTTCCAGCTCAGATACTCTCCATAGTTGCGGGAGTTGCTGGAGGTGCTGCCCCTGCCTACTACAAATTTGCAGCTGCATTCATAATGGTACTTCCGGCGATGCTCTTCATATTCTTCGCGAGGAGGTATCTCATAACGATGTGGGGAATAACCTTGAGGTGA
- a CDS encoding ABC transporter ATP-binding protein, with the protein MVEVRLENLTKKFGDFTAVNKLNLTIKDGEFLVLLGPSGCGKTTTLRMIAGLEEPTEGKIYFGDRDVTYLPPKDRNISMVFQSYAVWPHMTVYDNIAFPLRIKKVPKEEIDKKVRWAAELLQIENLLDRYPAQLSGGQRQRVAVARAIVVEPDVLLMDEPLSNLDAKLRVAMRAEIKKLQQRLKVTTIYVTHDQVEAMTMGDRIAVMNQGRLLQVGPPTEVYLNPKSVFVATFIGAPEMNILEVSVRENYLEGRGFKIELPQDIMDLLKDYMGKDVLFGIRPEHMIIEGIGEMAHMKRTTKVKGRVDFVEALGTDTIVHVVLGDELIKVKLPGHIPVEVGKEVNVVMDVDRIHIFDKSTEETII; encoded by the coding sequence ATGGTTGAAGTTAGACTTGAAAACTTAACGAAGAAGTTTGGAGATTTTACTGCTGTTAACAAGCTCAACTTGACGATTAAAGATGGCGAGTTCTTAGTTCTTCTGGGACCGAGCGGTTGCGGAAAGACAACAACGTTAAGAATGATAGCCGGCTTAGAGGAGCCAACCGAGGGGAAGATATACTTTGGTGATAGGGACGTGACCTACCTTCCACCCAAGGACAGGAACATAAGCATGGTCTTCCAGAGCTATGCGGTTTGGCCTCACATGACGGTTTATGATAACATAGCCTTCCCCCTGAGGATAAAGAAAGTTCCTAAAGAAGAAATTGACAAAAAAGTTAGATGGGCTGCTGAGCTTCTCCAGATAGAGAACCTCCTTGACAGGTATCCTGCCCAGCTTTCTGGAGGGCAGAGACAGAGAGTAGCAGTTGCAAGGGCAATAGTAGTTGAGCCTGACGTTCTCCTAATGGACGAACCCTTAAGCAACCTTGACGCTAAGTTAAGGGTCGCGATGAGGGCCGAGATAAAGAAGCTCCAGCAAAGGCTCAAGGTTACCACGATTTACGTGACTCACGATCAAGTGGAGGCAATGACGATGGGGGACAGGATTGCCGTGATGAACCAAGGAAGGTTGCTCCAAGTTGGTCCGCCAACGGAGGTTTACCTTAATCCAAAGTCGGTGTTCGTTGCGACGTTCATTGGTGCCCCTGAGATGAATATACTTGAGGTGTCAGTTAGGGAAAACTACTTAGAGGGTAGAGGATTTAAGATAGAGCTACCCCAGGATATAATGGATCTATTAAAGGACTACATGGGCAAGGACGTGCTATTTGGAATAAGGCCGGAACACATGATAATTGAGGGAATCGGCGAGATGGCTCACATGAAGAGAACCACCAAAGTCAAAGGTAGGGTTGATTTCGTTGAGGCTCTAGGTACGGACACTATAGTCCATGTAGTCCTTGGTGATGAACTCATCAAGGTTAAGCTCCCAGGACACATTCCAGTGGAGGTCGGGAAAGAAGTTAACGTGGTTATGGATGTTGACAGGATCCACATATTTGACAAATCCACAGAAGAGACTATAATCTAG
- a CDS encoding anaerobic ribonucleoside triphosphate reductase, whose translation MEKVSDMIHEYARWGSLDVLENANRYPGPSGFFAYVMEEALKDSINLIPEVGRKAHFNGDIYIHKLPYSLYIPYCTGHSISRLLKKGLKTPTIISRPARHFDTFVDHMANYLITLQHYFSGAQAFSSVEWYAGPFIRKENLDRRKIRQNIQRLVYNLNYPTRIGLQTPFTNFTVTLDAPKKMLDGDHAVYEGREVEPLGEYEKEAKEFFIALTEVLREGDAIGQPFTFPIPTLMVTADMIWNDPEVFEAVFTTAAKRGSFYWLNTNVVDPDASYSMCCRLNIDKNEFLYAFGLSGKSVEEEALKKLERQRFGGLWAMPDVTGSVNVTTVNLPRIALKARDDDKFWEEYERVLEVVKITTDWFRERYLTLIKNYPHMYSMIVNYLKEFPSSHFNTIGILGLPEAAAIYLNDPKLWTEGSRRDWLKAAELMKEMVEFATSKAREWMRKTGTPWNVEEVPGESAAAKLAIKDLREFPELREYLSDPENPIYSTSIAPYYGSLELGDRIRIEEKVQKSFTGGVMMHIFLGEEPDPEALAKLTKRLMRTELVYWSYTPAITVCNKCGYSTTGLHTHCPKCGSEDVEIWSRIIGYYRPLKNWNPFRKKEFWTRRHYRGG comes from the coding sequence ATGGAAAAAGTTTCAGACATGATTCATGAATACGCAAGGTGGGGGAGCCTAGACGTCTTGGAAAACGCAAATAGATACCCTGGGCCGAGCGGTTTCTTTGCCTATGTTATGGAAGAAGCATTAAAGGACAGCATAAACCTGATTCCAGAGGTTGGGAGAAAGGCCCACTTTAATGGAGACATCTACATCCACAAGCTCCCGTACAGTCTCTACATCCCCTACTGCACGGGCCACAGCATATCTAGGCTGCTTAAGAAAGGCTTAAAGACGCCCACCATAATCTCAAGGCCCGCGAGGCACTTCGACACCTTCGTTGACCACATGGCAAATTACCTGATAACCCTTCAGCACTACTTCTCTGGAGCTCAGGCCTTTAGTAGCGTTGAGTGGTATGCTGGGCCGTTCATAAGGAAGGAAAACCTTGACAGAAGGAAGATAAGGCAGAACATTCAAAGATTAGTCTACAACCTAAACTATCCAACGAGGATTGGCCTCCAGACACCTTTCACGAACTTCACGGTAACGCTCGATGCCCCAAAGAAAATGCTCGATGGTGATCATGCTGTTTACGAGGGGAGGGAAGTTGAGCCTTTGGGAGAGTACGAAAAGGAAGCTAAGGAATTCTTCATAGCATTGACCGAAGTTCTTAGGGAGGGAGACGCCATAGGTCAGCCCTTTACGTTCCCTATCCCAACGCTCATGGTTACCGCTGACATGATATGGAATGACCCAGAGGTGTTCGAGGCTGTCTTCACAACCGCAGCGAAAAGGGGAAGCTTCTATTGGCTGAATACGAACGTTGTAGACCCCGATGCGAGCTACTCGATGTGCTGCAGGTTGAATATCGATAAAAACGAGTTCTTATATGCTTTTGGCCTAAGCGGGAAGAGCGTTGAGGAAGAGGCCCTTAAAAAACTTGAGAGACAGCGTTTCGGCGGATTATGGGCCATGCCAGACGTTACCGGCTCGGTAAACGTCACCACAGTTAACCTTCCAAGGATAGCCCTTAAGGCGAGGGATGACGATAAGTTCTGGGAGGAGTACGAGAGGGTTCTAGAGGTAGTTAAGATAACCACGGACTGGTTTAGGGAGAGATATCTGACCCTCATAAAGAACTATCCTCACATGTACAGCATGATAGTCAACTACCTCAAGGAGTTCCCCTCAAGCCACTTCAACACGATTGGAATTTTGGGCCTTCCCGAGGCCGCGGCAATCTACCTTAACGATCCAAAGCTCTGGACAGAAGGTTCAAGACGGGACTGGCTCAAGGCAGCTGAGCTTATGAAGGAAATGGTTGAGTTTGCAACTTCAAAGGCTAGGGAATGGATGAGAAAAACGGGAACTCCTTGGAACGTTGAGGAGGTTCCTGGGGAAAGTGCTGCAGCTAAACTCGCCATAAAAGACCTGAGGGAGTTTCCAGAGCTTAGGGAATACCTCAGCGATCCGGAGAATCCAATTTATTCAACGAGCATCGCCCCGTACTACGGCTCCCTTGAGCTTGGCGACAGGATAAGGATAGAGGAGAAAGTCCAGAAGAGCTTCACGGGAGGAGTAATGATGCACATATTCCTGGGGGAGGAACCAGATCCTGAAGCCCTCGCGAAGCTGACCAAGAGGCTCATGAGAACTGAGCTCGTTTACTGGAGCTACACTCCAGCGATAACCGTCTGCAACAAGTGCGGCTACTCCACCACGGGTCTGCACACACACTGCCCTAAGTGTGGAAGCGAGGACGTTGAGATCTGGAGCAGGATCATCGGCTACTATAGGCCCTTGAAGAACTGGAATCCCTTCAGGAAGAAGGAGTTCTGGACGAGGAGGCACTACAGGGGTGGTTAA
- a CDS encoding anaerobic ribonucleoside-triphosphate reductase activating protein: protein MLTSGWKAVSMVDVHGKVTFTLWLCGCNLKCPFCHNWRIAERRGCFELPRDAMLEELSSHSFLIDYFHVTGGEPLMQWRELKGLLEDVKPLADVSLNTNLTIVRPLEELLRFDLVDHIATDIKAPPQELYGLPKNASEKLWGIFLRGLEVVSDYKIPMELRIPIPKGFNVIPWVEEALKHVNTDFYVVLNPLVGRPLTNPRDGKWCSQHCWPRQELLEIENELKNRGIKVFVNKWAM from the coding sequence ATGCTTACCAGCGGGTGGAAAGCGGTAAGCATGGTCGACGTCCACGGGAAGGTCACCTTTACGCTTTGGCTCTGCGGGTGCAACCTCAAGTGCCCATTCTGCCACAACTGGCGGATAGCCGAAAGAAGGGGGTGCTTCGAATTGCCCAGGGATGCAATGCTCGAGGAGCTTTCCTCACACTCTTTCCTAATTGATTACTTCCACGTTACAGGTGGAGAACCTTTAATGCAGTGGAGGGAACTGAAGGGTCTTTTGGAGGACGTGAAACCCTTAGCGGATGTCAGCTTGAACACCAACCTAACGATAGTGAGGCCGTTGGAGGAGCTATTAAGGTTTGACCTTGTGGATCATATTGCCACTGATATAAAGGCGCCACCCCAGGAACTTTATGGTCTACCAAAAAACGCCAGCGAGAAGCTTTGGGGGATATTTCTTAGGGGCCTTGAGGTGGTTTCTGATTATAAAATTCCAATGGAGCTTAGAATTCCAATTCCCAAAGGATTTAATGTTATTCCGTGGGTTGAAGAGGCCCTTAAACACGTGAACACGGACTTTTACGTTGTCCTAAATCCCTTGGTTGGTAGGCCCTTAACAAATCCCAGGGACGGAAAATGGTGTTCTCAACATTGCTGGCCACGTCAGGAACTTTTGGAGATAGAAAATGAATTAAAAAACAGGGGAATAAAAGTTTTCGTTAATAAATGGGCTATGTAG
- the thsB gene encoding thermosome subunit beta has protein sequence MAQLAGQPILILPEGTQRYVGRDAQRMNILAARIIAETVRTTLGPKGMDKMLVDSLGDIVITNDGATILDEMDIQHPAAKMMVEVAKTQDKEAGDGTTTAVVIAGELLKKAEELLDQNIHPSIIIKGYMLAAQKAQEILDSIAKEVKPDDEEILLKAAMTAITGKAAEEEREYLAKLAVEAVKLVAEEKDGKYKVDIDNIKFEKKEGGAVSDTKLIRGVVIDKEVVHPGMPKRVENAKIALINDALEVKETETDAEIRITSPEQLQAFLEQEERMLKEMVDKIKEVGANVVFVQKGIDDLAQHYLAKYGILAVRRVKKSDMEKLAKATGAKIVTNIRDLTPEDLGEAELVEERKVAGENMIFVEGCKNPKAVTILIRGGTEHVVDEVERALEDAVKVVKDILEDGKIIAGGGAAEIELSIKLDEYAKEVGGKEQLAIEAFAEALKVIPRTLAENAGLDPIETLVKVIAAHKEKGPTIGIDVYEGEPADMMERGVIEPVRVKKQAIKSASEAAIMILRIDDVIAAQKLEKEKEGEKGGESGTDTDTEF, from the coding sequence ATGGCTCAGTTAGCAGGCCAACCAATTCTAATTTTACCCGAAGGAACCCAGAGGTACGTTGGTAGAGATGCTCAGAGAATGAACATTCTTGCCGCAAGGATAATTGCTGAGACCGTTAGAACAACTCTTGGTCCAAAGGGCATGGACAAGATGCTCGTTGACAGCCTTGGTGACATCGTCATCACTAACGACGGTGCAACGATCCTCGACGAGATGGACATCCAGCACCCAGCAGCTAAGATGATGGTTGAGGTTGCCAAGACCCAGGATAAGGAGGCTGGTGATGGAACAACCACCGCAGTAGTAATCGCCGGTGAGCTTCTCAAGAAGGCTGAGGAGTTACTCGACCAGAACATTCACCCAAGCATAATAATTAAGGGTTACATGCTTGCAGCTCAGAAGGCCCAGGAGATCCTTGACAGCATAGCCAAGGAGGTTAAGCCAGACGATGAAGAGATACTACTCAAGGCTGCAATGACGGCGATTACTGGTAAGGCTGCTGAGGAGGAGAGGGAATACCTCGCTAAGCTCGCAGTTGAGGCAGTTAAGCTCGTTGCCGAGGAGAAAGACGGCAAGTACAAGGTTGACATTGACAACATTAAGTTCGAGAAGAAGGAAGGAGGAGCAGTAAGCGACACTAAGCTCATCAGGGGTGTTGTAATCGACAAGGAGGTTGTCCACCCAGGAATGCCCAAGAGGGTTGAGAATGCTAAGATCGCTCTCATAAACGACGCCCTCGAGGTAAAGGAGACTGAGACTGATGCAGAGATAAGGATCACCAGCCCAGAACAGCTCCAGGCCTTCCTCGAGCAGGAGGAGAGGATGCTCAAGGAGATGGTCGACAAGATCAAGGAGGTCGGAGCTAACGTAGTCTTCGTCCAGAAGGGTATCGATGACCTCGCACAACACTACCTGGCCAAGTACGGAATCCTCGCAGTGAGGAGGGTCAAGAAGAGCGACATGGAGAAGCTCGCCAAGGCTACTGGAGCTAAGATCGTCACCAACATCAGGGACCTCACACCAGAGGACCTCGGTGAGGCTGAGCTCGTCGAGGAGAGGAAGGTTGCCGGAGAGAACATGATCTTCGTCGAGGGCTGCAAGAACCCCAAGGCAGTAACGATCCTCATCAGGGGTGGAACTGAGCACGTCGTTGACGAAGTCGAGAGGGCCCTTGAGGACGCAGTCAAGGTCGTCAAGGACATCCTCGAGGACGGCAAGATCATCGCCGGTGGAGGTGCAGCTGAGATCGAACTTAGCATCAAGCTCGACGAGTACGCTAAGGAAGTCGGTGGCAAGGAGCAGCTTGCAATTGAGGCGTTCGCTGAGGCCCTCAAGGTCATACCAAGAACCTTAGCAGAGAACGCAGGTCTTGATCCAATTGAGACCCTCGTGAAGGTCATCGCTGCCCACAAGGAGAAGGGACCAACCATCGGAATTGACGTCTACGAGGGCGAACCAGCTGACATGATGGAGAGGGGCGTCATCGAGCCAGTGAGGGTTAAGAAGCAGGCCATCAAGAGCGCCAGTGAGGCAGCAATAATGATCCTCAGAATTGACGACGTCATCGCAGCCCAGAAACTCGAGAAGGAGAAGGAAGGGGAGAAGGGCGGAGAGTCAGGAACTGACACCGACACTGAATTCTGA
- a CDS encoding L-aspartate oxidase has product MRVAVIGGGLAGLAASISLARRGVDVTVIGPKSKDSNSYLAQAGIAFPILEGDSPYSHFIDTIRAGKCLNDEAAVWSVISKAPEAYDFLISLGVTFTGNELEGGHSYPRVFTIKSETGKHIIPVLEKHAKELGVNFVRKFAEEVGIKGEKLAGVFVEGELLKFDAVVIATGGFSGLYRFTAGVQSNLGLLIGDVAMKGVPLRDIEFVQFHPTGFVGRRTYLISEAVRGAGAKLVTGDGERFVNELETRDIVARAIYLKMLEGKGVFLDARGIEDFKERFPYIYSFLRKEGIDPRKDPIPITPVAHYSMGGISVDVFYRTRIRGLYAIGEAACNGFHGANRLASNSLLECVVSGLEVARTILREKPAREVSDAPYGGYELGDIDSLRALMWDHAGIVRDSDSLREGLKKLESIEVDPRLKLLARAVLKCALKREESRGAHYRRDYPRMREEFRRPSFYFENECSL; this is encoded by the coding sequence ATGAGAGTCGCTGTAATCGGTGGTGGTTTAGCTGGATTAGCTGCCTCAATATCCTTGGCGAGGAGAGGCGTTGATGTAACAGTTATAGGTCCAAAATCAAAGGATTCAAATTCCTATTTAGCTCAAGCCGGGATAGCCTTTCCAATACTCGAGGGTGATTCTCCATATTCTCACTTCATCGATACTATACGGGCGGGCAAATGTCTAAATGATGAAGCAGCGGTTTGGAGTGTTATCTCTAAGGCTCCCGAGGCTTACGACTTCTTAATTTCCCTAGGAGTTACGTTTACAGGGAATGAGCTTGAGGGAGGACATTCTTATCCGAGGGTGTTTACGATAAAAAGCGAGACCGGAAAGCACATAATTCCAGTCCTTGAAAAGCACGCTAAGGAGCTTGGAGTAAACTTCGTGAGGAAGTTCGCCGAGGAAGTTGGGATTAAGGGGGAGAAACTGGCAGGGGTGTTTGTTGAAGGAGAGTTGCTGAAGTTCGATGCAGTTGTTATAGCGACTGGTGGATTTTCGGGCCTCTATAGATTCACCGCTGGAGTTCAATCTAATTTGGGCCTTCTAATAGGAGATGTTGCAATGAAGGGCGTTCCTTTAAGGGATATTGAGTTTGTGCAGTTCCATCCTACGGGCTTCGTTGGCAGGAGGACTTATCTAATAAGCGAGGCCGTGAGGGGGGCTGGGGCCAAGCTTGTTACTGGAGACGGGGAGAGGTTCGTTAATGAGCTTGAAACAAGGGATATAGTTGCTAGGGCGATTTATTTAAAAATGTTAGAAGGGAAGGGTGTTTTCTTGGATGCAAGGGGAATAGAAGACTTCAAGGAGAGGTTTCCCTACATATATTCATTCTTAAGGAAGGAAGGAATAGACCCCAGGAAAGATCCGATACCCATAACACCCGTCGCCCACTACAGCATGGGTGGGATAAGTGTTGATGTATTTTATAGGACAAGGATAAGGGGTCTGTATGCAATAGGAGAAGCAGCTTGCAATGGTTTCCATGGGGCCAATAGACTGGCCAGCAACTCTCTCCTTGAGTGCGTAGTTTCTGGTTTGGAGGTGGCTAGGACTATTCTAAGGGAGAAGCCCGCGAGAGAGGTAAGTGATGCCCCCTACGGGGGTTATGAGCTTGGAGACATTGATTCCTTAAGGGCCTTGATGTGGGATCATGCTGGGATAGTTAGGGACTCTGATAGCCTAAGGGAAGGCCTCAAGAAGCTTGAGAGCATTGAGGTTGATCCCAGACTGAAGTTGCTTGCTAGAGCAGTTCTGAAGTGTGCCTTGAAAAGAGAGGAAAGCAGGGGTGCTCACTACAGGAGGGATTATCCCAGGATGAGGGAAGAGTTCAGGAGACCAAGCTTTTACTTCGAAAATGAGTGTTCCTTATGA
- the nadA gene encoding quinolinate synthase NadA translates to MNLKELMEEVERLKKERNAVILAHNYQLPEVQDVADFVGDSLELARKATKVDANVIVFAGVDFMAETAKILNPDKTVLIPTRKATCAMANMLKVRHILEAKKKYPNAPVVLYVNSTAEAKAYADVTVTSANAVEIVRKLDSDVVIFGPDKNLAHYVAKVTGKKIIPVPPNGHCYVHQKFTVEDVERAKKLHPNAKLMVHPECIPEVQERADIIVSTGGMIRRACEHDEWVVFTEREMVYRLKKLYPEKKFYPARIDAVCIGMKAITLRHVYESLRDMKFEVTVPEDIAEKARRAIERMLEMS, encoded by the coding sequence ATGAATCTGAAGGAGCTAATGGAAGAAGTTGAGAGGTTAAAAAAGGAGAGAAACGCCGTAATTCTCGCTCACAACTATCAATTGCCAGAAGTTCAGGATGTTGCGGACTTTGTTGGGGACAGCTTGGAGCTGGCAAGGAAGGCAACAAAGGTTGATGCCAATGTAATAGTGTTTGCTGGGGTAGACTTCATGGCTGAAACCGCGAAGATACTTAATCCGGACAAGACGGTTTTGATCCCCACGAGAAAGGCAACATGTGCAATGGCAAACATGCTCAAGGTTAGACACATACTTGAGGCCAAGAAAAAGTATCCCAATGCTCCAGTAGTCTTGTACGTTAACAGTACCGCCGAGGCTAAAGCTTACGCCGACGTTACGGTTACCTCGGCCAACGCCGTTGAGATAGTGAGAAAGCTTGATTCAGATGTTGTTATATTTGGGCCTGATAAAAACTTAGCTCACTACGTCGCCAAGGTTACGGGTAAGAAGATCATACCCGTTCCTCCGAATGGCCACTGCTACGTTCATCAGAAGTTTACCGTTGAAGACGTCGAGAGGGCTAAGAAACTTCACCCAAACGCCAAGCTGATGGTTCATCCCGAGTGCATTCCGGAAGTTCAGGAGAGAGCTGACATAATAGTTTCGACGGGCGGGATGATAAGGAGGGCCTGCGAGCACGACGAGTGGGTCGTCTTTACCGAGAGGGAGATGGTCTATAGGCTGAAGAAGCTTTACCCAGAGAAGAAGTTCTATCCTGCCAGGATAGATGCGGTCTGCATCGGGATGAAGGCGATAACCCTAAGGCACGTCTATGAATCATTGAGGGATATGAAGTTTGAGGTTACGGTTCCAGAGGACATAGCTGAAAAGGCAAGAAGGGCCATAGAGAGAATGCTTGAAATGAGCTAG